A single genomic interval of Cucumis sativus cultivar 9930 chromosome 5, Cucumber_9930_V3, whole genome shotgun sequence harbors:
- the LOC116403933 gene encoding beta-galactosidase 7-like, producing the protein MFKLQWLVATLACLTFCLGDNVSYDSNAIIINGERRIIFSGSIHYPRSTEAMWPDLIQKAKDGGLDAIETYIFWDRHEPQRRKYDFSGRLDFIKFFQLIQDAGLYVVMRIGPYVCAEWNYGGFPVWLHNMPGIQLRTNNQVYKNEMQTFTTKIVNMCKQANLFASQGGPIILAQIENEYGNVMTPAYGDAGKAYINWCAQMAESLNIGVPWIMCQQSDAPQPIINTCNGFYCDNFTPNNPKSPKMFTENWVGWFKKWGDKDPYRTAEDVAFSVARFFQSGGVFNNYYMYHGGTNFGRTSGGPFITTSYDYNAPLDEYGNLNQPKWGHLKQLHASIKLGEKILTNGTHTNQNFGSSVTLTKFFNPTTGERFCFLSNTDGKNDATIDLQADGKYFVPAWSVSILDGCNKEVYNTAKVNSQTSMFVKEQNEKENAQLSWAWAPEPMKDTLQGNGKFAANLLLEQKRVTVDFSDYFWYMTNVDTSGTSSLQNVTLQVNTKGHVLHAFVNKRYIGSQWGSNGQSFVFEKPILLKSGTNTITLLSATVGLKNYDAFYDMVPTGIDGGPIYLIGDGNVTTDLSSNLWSYKVGLNGEMKQIYNPMFSQRTNWIALNKKSIGRRMTWYKTSFKTPAGIDPVVLDMQGMGKGQAWVNGQSIGRFWPSFVAGNDSCSATCDYRGAYNPSKCVGNCGNPSQRWYHVPRSFLSSNTNTLILFEEIGGNPQHVSVQTITIGTICGNANEGSTLDLSCQGGHVISDIQFASYGNPEGKCGSFKQGSWDVTNSALFVEKACIGMESCSIDVSAKSFGLGDATNLSARLAVQALCAQN; encoded by the coding sequence ATGTTTAAGCTTCAATGGCTTGTTGCAACTTTAGCTTGCTTGACTTTTTGCCTAGGAGATAATGTTTCATATGATTCAAATGCGATAATTATCAACGGAGAACGACGTATTATCTTCTCAGGCTCAATTCATTATCCACGCAGCACTGAAGCAATGTGGCCTGATCTTATTCAAAAAGCTAAAGATGGTGGGCTTGATGCAATTGAGACATACATTTTTTGGGATCGTCACGAGCCACAACGACGAAAGTATGATTTCTCTGGacgtttagattttattaaattcttcCAGCTTATCCAAGATGCTGGACTTTATGTTGTCATGAGGATTGGTCCTTACGTGTGTGCCGAGTGGAACTACGGAGGCTTTCCAGTGTGGTTGCACAATATGCCAGGAATCCAACTACGAACTAACAATCAAGTCTACAAGAACGAAATGCAAACTTTCACGACAAAGATAGTGAATATGTGTAAACAAGCCAATCTCTTTGCTTCACAAGGAGGGCCAATAATATTAGCTCAAATCGAGAATGAGTATGGAAATGTGATGACACCAGCTTATGGAGATGCAGGAAAAGCATATATCAATTGGTGTGCCCAAATGGCCGAATCTCTCAATATTGGCGTTCCATGGATCATGTGCCAACAAAGTGATGCCCCACAACCTATCATTAATACATGCAATGGATTCTACTGTGATAACTTTACTCCAAACAATCCTAAGAGCCCAAAAATGTTCACTGAAAATTGGGTGGGATGGTTCAAGAAATGGGGCGACAAAGACCCTTACAGAACTGCAGAAGATGTAGCATTTTCTGTGGCAAGATTTTTTCAATCCGGTGGCGTCTTCAACAATTATTACATGTATCATGGAGGCACCAACTTTGGAAGAACGTCGGGAGGTCCATTCATCACTACATCTTACGATTACAACGCCCCACTTGATGAGTATGGGAACTTGAATCAACCTAAATGGGGGCATCTCAAACAACTCCATGCATCAATCAAGTTAGGAGAGAAGATTCTCACTAACGGCACACACACAAACCAAAACTTTGGTAGCTCTGTAACTTTAACGAAATTCTTTAACCCAACAACAGGGGAGAGGTTTTGCTTTTTAAGCAACACAGATGGAAAAAATGATGCCACCATAGATCTACAAGCAgatggaaaatattttgtaccAGCTTGGTCTGTGAGCATTCTTGATGGTTGCAACAAGGAGGTTTACAACACTGCAAAAGTAAATTCCCAAACATCTATGTTCGTGAAGGAGCAAAATGAGAAGGAAAATGCACAGCTCTCGTGGGCTTGGGCTCCAGAACCTATGAAAGACACACTGCAAGGAAATGGTAAATTTGCGGCAAACCTTCTTTTGGAACAAAAAAGGGTCACGGTTGATTTCAGCGACTACTTCTGGTACATGACGAATGTTGACACTAGCGGAACATCTTCACTTCAGAATGTGACTCTCCAAGTGAATACAAAGGGTCATGTGCTTCATGCTTTCGTTAATAAAAGATACATTGGGTCGCAATGGGGGAGTAATGGCCAGAGTTTTGTGTTTGAGAAACCCATTCTACTAAAATCGGGAACCAACACAATAACTCTTTTGAGTGCCACTGTTGGGTTGAAGAATTACGACGCATTTTATGATATGGTGCCAACGGGAATCGATGGAGGTCCCATCTATCTAATTGGAGATGGAAACGTGACAACTGATTTGTCATCAAATTTATGGTCTTATAAGGTTGGATTAAATGGAGAAATGAAGCAAATTTACAACCCGATGTTCTCACAGAGAACAAATTGGATTgcactaaataaaaaatctattggAAGGCGAATGACATGGTACAAGACTAGCTTTAAGACACCTGCTGGAATTGACCCAGTAGTCTTGGACATGCAAGGAATGGGAAAAGGCCAAGCTTGGGTAAATGGGCAAAGCATAGGCCGATTTTGGCCATCTTTCGTTGCTGGCAATGATAGTTGCAGCGCAACATGTGACTATAGAGGTGCATACAACCCTAGCAAATGTGTGGGAAATTGTGGAAATCCTTCTCAAAGATGGTATCATGTTCCAAGATCATTTCTTTCAAGCAACACAAAcacattgattttatttgaagaaattggtGGAAATCCACAACACGTGTCAGTTCAAACAATCACAATAGGAACTATATGTGGAAATGCTAATGAAGGAAGCACCTTAGACTTGTCTTGTCAGGGAGGACATGTCATCTCTGACATCCAATTCGCTAGCTATGGAAATCCAGAGGGAAAATGTGGTTCGTTTAAGCAAGGTTCATGGGATGTGACAAACAGTGCTCTTTTTGTGGAAAAAGCGTGCATTGGCATGGAAAGTTGTTCAATTGATGTATCTGCAAAGTCATTTGGATTAGGCGATGCCACAAATTTATCTGCAAGATTGGCAGTTCAAGCACTGTGTGCACAAAATTGA
- the LOC105435676 gene encoding uncharacterized protein LOC105435676: MADSRSVVRLRRAEKPVHYTLQINSFSSLKAAVAASNCDRYESQVFNVGDGKTKCFHAMKTEWGFENLVSLDTFNVPSNGFLVDDYCAFGVDVFIMKFDGKGEILSSINQPENYKFTWKFKDFSQLRQNRYESNAFTVENYRWKISLYPNGYSQASSEYLSLFLALDSVEELPSRFSSVNFGYRRIRRKGVGRISYY; the protein is encoded by the exons ATGGCAGATTCTAGATCTG TGGTAAGACTTAGAAGAGCTGAAAAACCAGTCCATTATACTTTACAAATCAACTCATTTTCTTCGCTGAAGGCTGCTGTTGCTGCTTCCAATTGTGACAGATATGAATCACAGGTCTTCAATGTCGGAG ATGGGAAAACAAAATGCTTTCATGCAATGAAAACAGAATGGGGATTTGAAAACTTGGTTTCACTTGACACTTTCAACGTTCCTTCAAATGGATTTTTGGTTGATGATTATTGTGCTTTTGGAGTCGACgtttttattatgaaatttgatggGAAGGGAGAGATCCTTTCCTCTATCAACCAACcagaaaattacaaatttacttGGAAATTCAAGGATTTCTCACAACTACGTCAAAATCGTTACGAGTCCAATGCTTTTACAGTGGAGAACTACCGTTg GAAGATATCCTTGTATCCTAACGGATACTCACAAGCAAGCTCTGAATATCTATCATTGTTTTTGGCATTGGATAGCGTCGAAGAACTTCCCTCAAGATTCTCGAGT GTAAATTTTGGCTACAGACGAATTCGCCGGAAGGGGGTTGGAcgaatttcatattattaa